One region of Drosophila teissieri strain GT53w chromosome 2L, Prin_Dtei_1.1, whole genome shotgun sequence genomic DNA includes:
- the LOC122626445 gene encoding sodium channel protein Nach, with translation MAFKKRRIFDLRHVQAQQMATTTSRRRSHPIHNQSPQPIHPQHRFHQIAEWFTENMRNYCETTSLHGFSYITRQDISRHERWFWLVVVILAIITSIVLVVVSWYWSQETPTVTVIESSHFPTWNIPFPAVTICNFNKISRSKALTLLEQMQVPAGVNRSELHNLFNLTLLPVDNMISNSSLQIYDRILSLNNLTLTRLTQQLSPDCIEMISSCIWKGINTRCDSLFQRIDTMEGQCCTFNYFGGITNNFPEKIAYQVPKRPYRVTGCGYPTGLSVLLNPMISDYYGTFFSGYGFRLLLHDAYNFPDENSETKVVTTTRESFVRINPESTYATNDIRRMDLSLRNCLFGSERSMHGLRRYSFINCMFECRVRMTVEQCGCLPPYVYNNDSLKVCGVLQTNCMIRSKRNFSHALANLNFSLSIVRETDSFPCGCLPDCQSNHYVSESTTGRLDISYFANRPTFNNATDMILLHVFFSDLMSTRYRTDIFQNWLSALASFGGLLGLIMGFSIVTAFEFIYFLTFRPVFNYINRGD, from the exons GCAGTCATCCCATCCACAACCAATCACCCCAGCCCATCCATCCGCAGCATCGTTTTCACCAAATCGCAGAATGGTTCACCGAGAACATGCGCAACTACTGCGAGACCACTTCGCTCCACGGATTCAGTTACATCACCCGGCAGGACATCAGTCGCCACGAGCGTTGGTTCTGGCTGGTGGTTGTGATCCTGGCCATCATCACCTCCATTGTTCTGGTGGTGGTGTCCTGGTACTGGAGCCAGGAAACCCCAACGGTGACCGTTATCGAGAGCTCGCACTTCCCCACCTGGAACATCCCGTTTCCGGCCGTCACCATATGCAACTTCAATAAGATATCGAGGAGCAAGGCTCTTACCTTGCTGGAGCAAAT GCAAGTTCCGGCTGGAGTCAACAGATCCGAGCTGCACAACCTCTTCAATCTGACACTGTTGCCCGTGGATAATATGATAAGCAATAGTTCGCTGCAGATCTACGATCGGATTCTGAGCCTTAATAACCTTACGCTTACAAGACTTACCCAGCAATTGTCGCCGGACTGCATCGAAATGATCTCCAGCTGCATTTGGAAAGGGATTAATACGCGATGCGACAGCCTCTTCCAACGCATTGATACCATGGAGGGGCAGTGCTGTACTTTCAACTACTTCGGCGGTATCACCAACAACTTTCCAGA GAAAATAGCGTACCAGGTGCCAAAGCGGCCATATCGCGTTACGGGTTGCGGCTATCCCACGGGTCTCTCGGTGCTGCTCAACCCCATGATATCGGACTACTACGGAACCTTCTTCAGTGGCTACGGCTTCCGGCTGCTGCTCCACGACGCCTATAACTTTCCGGATGAGAACTCGGAGACCAAGGTGGTCACCACCACGAGGGAGAGCTTCGTGAGAATAAATCCGGAGTCCACCTACGCCACCAACGATATTCGCCGCATGGATCTCTCGCTGAGGAACTGCCTCTTTGGCAGCGAGCGCAGCATGCATGGCCTCAGGCGCTACTCCTTCATCAACTGCATGTTCGAGTGCCGGGTCCGGATGACGGTGGAGCAATGTGGCTGTCTTCCGCCGTACGTTTACAACAACGACAGCTTGAAAGTTTGCGGTGTGCTGCAAACCAACTGCATGATTCGAAGCAAAA GAAACTTTTCCCATGCGCTGGCCAACTTGAATTTCTCGCTGTCAATTGTCCGGGAGACGGATAGCTTTCCCTGCGGATGTCTGCCGGACTGCCAGTCGAATCATTATGTTTCTGAGAGTACTACGGGCCGACTGGACATCAGCTACTTTGCCAACCGGCCTACGTTCAA CAATGCCACAGACATGATACTACTCCATGTGTTCTTCAGCGACCTAATGAGCACCAGATATCGAACGGACATCTTTCAGAACTGGCTGTCCGCCTTGG CTTCATTCGGCGGCTTGCTGGGACTAATTATGGGATTCAGCATAGTGACGGCGTTCGAGTTCATTTACTTCCTTACCTTTAGGCCAGTTTTCAACTACATCAACCGGGGTGACTAG